GATGAGCGGCACCCCCGGGTACTACCCGCACGACCTCATCGACTTCGACGCGGACTCCTACGACCGCGGCGAGATCCGGCTCACCGAGTCGCGCGGCATGACGCAGCCGCTGCGGCTGGGCACGCGGGAGGCGGTGACCCTGCTGGCGGCCCTGAGCGCCATGGTCGCGGACCTCGGCCCGACGCTCGAGCCGGAGCACGCGGCGGTGCTGCGCTCGGCGCTCGACAAGCTGGCGGCCGCGACGGGGGAGGCGGCGAACGCGGTGGACGTGCGGCTGGCGGTCGACGGGCTGCCGGAGGTGGTCGCCGCGATCCGCACCGCGCTCGCCCGGGGCCGCCGGCTGCGCATCCGCTACGTGAACGCCTCCGACGTGACCAGCGACCGGGACGTCGACCCGCTGCGCCTGACCACGAGCGACGAGCGGTCGTACCTCCAGGCGTGGTGCCTGCGCGCGGGCGACGAGCGGCTGTTCCGGCTGGACCGCGTGATCGGCGCCGAGGTGCTCGACGTGCCGGCGGACCCGCACCCCGGCGCAGGGCGCGGCGCCACCGCGGAGTTCCGGCCCGACCCCACGGGCGACGTCGTCACGCTGCACCTGCGCAGCACCGGCCGCTGGGTGGCCGAGACCGTCCCGGTCGAGGAGGTCCGCAACCTCCCCGACGGCTCGTTCGAGGTCGACGTCCGGGTGGTCCAGCCCGCGTTCCTGCGCAACCTGCTGCTGCAGGCGGCGGACGACCTGCTGGGCGTGCGTCCGCCCGAGGTGGCGCGCGACGTCGCCGCCCGGGCGACCGAGGCGCTGGCGGCCTACGGGCCGCTGGCCGGCGCGGCGGGATAGGTTGGCCGCCATGGTGTGGGTCGTCGTGTGGGTGGTGCTCGTCCTGGGCACGCTCGTGGGTGCGTTCCTGCTCGGGCGCGACCTGTGGCGCCGGGCCCGGGCGCTCGTGACGGAGCTCGAGCGCGCCTCGGCCGTGCTGGGCGAGCTCGCGGAGCACGCCTCGACGCTGGCCGAGCAGGCGCAGGAGGCCGAGCGCGCCGCCCGCGCGGCCCGGGAGGCGGTGCTGCTGCCCGAGCCCCGCGAGGCGCGGGCCCGCTGGTCGGTGCTGCGGGCGGAGGCCGCGGCCCGGCGGGAGCGACGGCGCGCCCGCGACCGCGCGGTGCGGGAGACGTGGCGCGGCTACACGCGCTGACGGGCCGCTGACGACCCGGTGACGGACCGGTGCGCCCAGGGGTCGGGCCCGCGGGCGGACTGTAGACTCACGTGACTGCTGATCCAGCACCAGGGAGTTCTGCCATGGCGAGGCTCTTCGAGCATCCCGTTTCGATCCTCATCCTGATCCTCATCATCGTCCTGCTGTTCGGCTCCAAGCGGTTGCCGGACCTGGCGAGCGGGATCGGCAAGTCCCTGCGGATCTTCAAGCGCGAGGTGCGCGACCTGGCGGACGACGACGACAAGCCGGGCCGCGCCGACGCCACCGCGCAGCC
This is a stretch of genomic DNA from Cellulomonas sp. ES6. It encodes these proteins:
- a CDS encoding WYL domain-containing protein, yielding MAERASERLLRLLGMIGYLDRHDGVPVDQLAEHFGVSSSQVMADVDTLWMSGTPGYYPHDLIDFDADSYDRGEIRLTESRGMTQPLRLGTREAVTLLAALSAMVADLGPTLEPEHAAVLRSALDKLAAATGEAANAVDVRLAVDGLPEVVAAIRTALARGRRLRIRYVNASDVTSDRDVDPLRLTTSDERSYLQAWCLRAGDERLFRLDRVIGAEVLDVPADPHPGAGRGATAEFRPDPTGDVVTLHLRSTGRWVAETVPVEEVRNLPDGSFEVDVRVVQPAFLRNLLLQAADDLLGVRPPEVARDVAARATEALAAYGPLAGAAG
- the tatA gene encoding twin-arginine translocase TatA/TatE family subunit; this encodes MARLFEHPVSILILILIIVLLFGSKRLPDLASGIGKSLRIFKREVRDLADDDDKPGRADATAQPPAAPVVTPPAPGATGTPLTPPVVTPPPATSASGTTAEPGTTDPRP